The Culicoidibacter larvae genomic sequence TATTTCTATATCTAATTATTAATACTGGTTTACAAACATAGATTAATATGATGATATTACTAAGAAATTGAGATGCAATCAATTACAGCAATTAATTTGCAGCGATATATATAGTATACCTATACAATAACAAATAATGATGATATACTTAATAAAAAAATAATTGGAGGTATTAAAAATGAAAAAAGAAGTTGGTATATCTGTATATCCAGAGTTTTATGATTTAATTGAGATAAAAAGGTATTTAAAGAAGGCATCTGATTTAGGTTTTACGAAAGCATTCACTGCTTTACAAATTGCGGAATATAATTTTTCTTCAAAAGCGAAAACAATTGGTAAAAATGAATTTAAGGAGATCTTTAGCTATGCTAAATCACTAGGAATCAACTTTACAGCAGATACAACAAGAAATGTTTTTGATTCTCTTGGGGCAACTCCAACAAATCTAGAGCCATTTTATGATTTAGGCTTAGCAACTATTAGAATTGATGCAGGCTTTGATTATGAGGAAATTTGTTCAATGACAAATAATAAGTATGGCATTATTATTGAGTCTAATGCCTCGTTTTCTACTCCTAAAAATAAGCAATATTATGAAGAGGTAAAAAAATTTTGTAAACTGATTATGGATTTTGGAAATATTACTCAACTAGTTACCTGCTTTAACTATTTTCCAAGAATGGGGACTGGACATTCAAAAGAGTTTGTAAAAGAAGTAGTTCATCTATATAAAGAGTATAGTATCCCTGTTTCCGCCTTTGTCGCTTCTCAGTTTTCTGCACCTGATTTAAATGAACATGATCATGGAGTACAGACTATCGAAGAACATAGATTTATGGCTCCACATCTTGCTGCGCAAGAGTTATTTTGCTTAGGAGTATCGAATGTCATCATTGGTGACTCAATGGCATCAGAATCAGAGCTTTCTGAGCTATCTAGAATTAAGGACTTAGAACATTTAGAAATTCCAGTATTATTTAATCAGTACTTACCAAAAGATATTGAAAACAAAATAAAAAGTATTGTCATGACTAGTCGTGTTGATCAACCGGCAGACATAATAAGAAGCACTGATACACGAGGGATAGAATTAGCGCCTTTATATTGTGCTCCAAGAATAAAGTATTCAGTTACTATGGATAATATTATGAATTCGAGATACGCAGGTGAGCTTCAAATAGTTTTAAAGGAGTATGGTCCAAGACAAAACATTAATGTTATTGGAAAAATCGCTGAAGAAGGTCGACATCTCTTACCTTACATATTGTATGGAAACCAACGATTTGTACTAATTAATAAGTAATATGAGCTATGTGGCCAAAGAATTTTAGTAATATATTTTATTATTAATTTTATTTAATTGTTAAATAAATATACGTGTTATAAAACCTAAGAGTGTGCTATAATAAAAAAATGCCAATAGAAAACTATTTCACTTAAAATAGATAAAATTGCGATTGGTATAGTACTAATTGGAATTATATTTAAAAGCGAGTGCATTTATGGAATGATACAGAATAACTAAGCTACATCAAAATAGGTTTTAAAATCGGAAAATAGCTTAACAATTAAATTTGAGTTGGACAAATAATAACTTGTTTAGAAAAACAGTAACTATTTGATTTTGAGCATAATCATATATTATCTGATTGAAGATTATGGAGTATTATGTATATATGGAGGAGATCAAAATGATGCGGGTA encodes the following:
- a CDS encoding MupG family TIM beta-alpha barrel fold protein codes for the protein MKKEVGISVYPEFYDLIEIKRYLKKASDLGFTKAFTALQIAEYNFSSKAKTIGKNEFKEIFSYAKSLGINFTADTTRNVFDSLGATPTNLEPFYDLGLATIRIDAGFDYEEICSMTNNKYGIIIESNASFSTPKNKQYYEEVKKFCKLIMDFGNITQLVTCFNYFPRMGTGHSKEFVKEVVHLYKEYSIPVSAFVASQFSAPDLNEHDHGVQTIEEHRFMAPHLAAQELFCLGVSNVIIGDSMASESELSELSRIKDLEHLEIPVLFNQYLPKDIENKIKSIVMTSRVDQPADIIRSTDTRGIELAPLYCAPRIKYSVTMDNIMNSRYAGELQIVLKEYGPRQNINVIGKIAEEGRHLLPYILYGNQRFVLINK